In one window of Rhodanobacter sp. FDAARGOS 1247 DNA:
- the pspF gene encoding phage shock protein operon transcriptional activator, protein MPDPRPSDTEITAMLGESTAFLDLLEHVSRVAAVNKPVLVIGERGTGKELIAARLHYLSPRWEAPLVKLNCATLTEALLETELFGHEAGAFTGASRRHIGRFEQAHGGTLFLDELATVSLRVQEKILRAVEYGQFERVGGNETLTVDARIVGATNGDLPAAVRAGTFRADLLDRLAFDVLTVPPLRARTGDILQLAEHFALNISRELGRDLFAGFSESARGALIRYPWPGNVRELKNVVERSVHRTPADDPVDAIVFDPFASAFRPAVEAEPEAVEVAAPERKSIRLPCDIKTEMARLEVDLVQRALVEARHSQVEAAPLLGLSYHQLRALLRKHGMVKSRRRGDAP, encoded by the coding sequence ATGCCAGATCCGCGGCCATCGGATACCGAAATCACCGCCATGCTGGGCGAGTCGACGGCCTTCCTCGATTTGCTGGAACACGTCTCGCGGGTGGCGGCGGTGAACAAGCCGGTGCTGGTCATCGGCGAGCGCGGCACCGGCAAGGAGCTGATCGCGGCGCGACTGCATTACCTGTCGCCGCGCTGGGAGGCGCCGCTGGTGAAGCTCAACTGCGCGACCCTGACCGAAGCCCTGCTCGAAACCGAGTTGTTCGGCCATGAGGCGGGCGCGTTCACCGGCGCCAGCCGCCGCCACATCGGCCGTTTCGAGCAGGCCCACGGCGGCACGCTGTTCCTCGACGAGCTGGCCACGGTTTCCCTGCGCGTGCAGGAAAAGATCCTGCGCGCCGTCGAGTACGGCCAGTTCGAACGCGTCGGCGGCAACGAGACGCTGACCGTGGACGCCCGCATCGTGGGCGCGACCAATGGCGACCTGCCCGCCGCCGTGCGCGCAGGAACATTTCGCGCCGACCTGCTCGACCGCCTGGCCTTCGACGTGCTGACGGTGCCACCGCTGCGCGCGCGCACCGGTGACATCCTGCAACTGGCCGAGCACTTCGCGCTCAACATCAGTCGCGAGCTGGGCCGGGACCTGTTCGCCGGTTTCAGCGAATCCGCCCGCGGCGCGCTGATCCGCTATCCGTGGCCGGGCAATGTGCGCGAGCTGAAGAACGTGGTCGAGCGATCGGTGCACCGCACGCCGGCCGACGACCCGGTCGACGCCATCGTTTTCGATCCCTTCGCTTCCGCGTTCCGGCCGGCGGTCGAGGCCGAGCCGGAAGCCGTCGAGGTGGCAGCGCCGGAAAGAAAATCGATCCGGCTTCCCTGCGACATCAAGACCGAGATGGCGCGCCTGGAAGTGGACCTGGTCCAGCGCGCGCTCGTCGAAGCCCGCCACAGCCAGGTCGAGGCAGCGCCACTGCTCGGACTCAGCTATCACCAACTGCGCGCGCTGTTGCGCAAGCACGGCATGGTGAAGTCGCGCCGTCGCGGGGACGCTCCATGA
- a CDS encoding SGNH/GDSL hydrolase family protein, with protein sequence MKCMRHLLWILLLCPLLAAARDNRENEHAQWNRDIAAFQATDRAQPPAAGAVLFIGSSSIRMWRSLATDFPQVRTLNRGFGGSELDDATFFADRIVAPYHPRAIVMYAGDNDLADGDSPARVRDDFAAFVRKARSYDADVPIAFIAIKPSVARAVLLPKIREANALVRAYAVSQPGVSYLDVFTPMLGSDGQPQSRWFIADGLHMNRQGYALWTGVVGPWLDATLR encoded by the coding sequence ATGAAATGCATGCGTCATCTGCTGTGGATCCTGCTGCTGTGCCCGCTGCTGGCGGCGGCACGCGACAACCGGGAAAACGAACATGCGCAGTGGAACCGGGATATCGCCGCGTTCCAGGCCACGGATCGGGCGCAGCCACCGGCGGCGGGCGCGGTGTTGTTCATCGGCAGTTCGTCGATCCGCATGTGGCGCTCGCTGGCGACGGATTTCCCGCAGGTGCGCACGCTCAACCGCGGCTTTGGCGGTTCGGAGCTCGACGATGCCACCTTCTTCGCCGACCGCATCGTGGCGCCGTACCATCCGCGCGCGATCGTGATGTATGCGGGCGACAACGACCTGGCCGACGGCGACAGCCCGGCCCGTGTGCGCGACGACTTCGCCGCCTTCGTGCGCAAGGCGCGCTCGTACGACGCTGATGTCCCGATCGCCTTCATCGCCATCAAGCCCAGCGTGGCGCGCGCGGTGTTGCTGCCGAAGATCCGCGAGGCGAATGCGCTGGTGCGCGCCTATGCCGTCAGCCAGCCGGGCGTCAGTTACCTGGACGTGTTCACCCCGATGCTGGGCAGCGACGGCCAGCCGCAATCGCGTTGGTTCATCGCCGACGGGCTGCACATGAACCGGCAGGGCTATGCGCTGTGGACCGGCGTGGTGGGTCCGTGGCTGGACGCCACGTTGCGCTGA
- the phhA gene encoding phenylalanine 4-monooxygenase, with the protein MDTPRKVEHQQTDRGYVPVYATGVVEQPWDSYSATDHEVWDTLFKRQRELLPGRACREFLDGVERFGLGDGGIPKFAELNKVLGAATGWELVAVEGLLPDEVFFDHLAHRRFPVSWWIRKPDQLDYLSEPDLFHDMFGHVPLLLNPVFAGYMQAYGRGGMKAFAIGPEALMNLTRLYWYTVEFGLINTGDGLRIYGAGIVSSKGESIYSLDSPSPNRIGFGLERVMSTRYRIDTYQQTYFVIDSFEQLFEATHPDFTPIYAKLCESPAHAAGDVLDEDRVFTRGDRVGWATNADT; encoded by the coding sequence ATGGACACCCCTCGCAAAGTCGAACACCAGCAGACCGACCGCGGCTACGTGCCGGTCTATGCCACCGGCGTGGTCGAACAGCCATGGGACAGCTACAGCGCGACCGATCATGAAGTCTGGGACACGCTGTTCAAGCGCCAGCGCGAACTGCTGCCGGGCCGCGCCTGCCGGGAATTCCTCGACGGCGTCGAGCGCTTCGGCCTGGGCGATGGCGGCATCCCGAAATTTGCCGAGTTGAACAAGGTGCTCGGCGCCGCCACCGGCTGGGAGCTGGTCGCGGTGGAAGGCCTGCTGCCGGACGAGGTGTTCTTCGACCACCTGGCCCACCGCCGTTTCCCGGTCAGCTGGTGGATCAGGAAACCCGACCAGCTCGACTACCTCAGCGAGCCGGACCTGTTCCACGACATGTTCGGCCACGTGCCGCTGCTGCTGAACCCGGTGTTCGCCGGCTACATGCAGGCCTACGGCCGCGGCGGCATGAAGGCGTTCGCGATCGGCCCCGAAGCGCTGATGAACCTGACCCGGCTGTACTGGTACACGGTGGAGTTCGGCCTGATCAACACCGGCGACGGCCTGCGCATCTACGGCGCCGGCATCGTCAGCTCCAAGGGCGAGTCGATCTACTCGCTCGATTCGCCCTCGCCCAACCGCATCGGCTTCGGCCTGGAACGCGTGATGAGCACGCGCTACCGCATCGACACCTACCAGCAGACCTATTTCGTGATCGACAGCTTCGAGCAGCTGTTCGAGGCCACCCATCCGGACTTCACGCCGATCTACGCGAAGCTGTGCGAATCGCCCGCGCACGCCGCCGGCGACGTGCTCGATGAGGACCGCGTGTTCACCCGCGGCGACCGCGTGGGCTGGGCGACCAACGCGGACACCTGA
- a CDS encoding Lrp/AsnC family transcriptional regulator, whose product MTSLDRTDLRMLAVLQSEGRITNAELAERVSLSPSACLRRLQRLEADQVITGYAAQVDPQAVGLGLQAFVRVQLTRHESAAIEGFVERVSGWDEVVACHALTGDMDYLLHVYVADLKDFSRFLLDHLLNASGVGDVNSSFVLRTVKRSPSLPLAQLERSGPAAARN is encoded by the coding sequence ATGACCTCGCTGGATCGCACCGACCTGCGCATGCTCGCCGTGCTGCAGAGCGAAGGCCGCATCACCAATGCCGAACTGGCCGAGCGGGTCAGCCTGTCGCCGTCGGCCTGCCTGCGCCGGCTGCAACGGCTGGAGGCGGACCAGGTGATCACCGGCTACGCCGCCCAGGTCGATCCGCAGGCGGTCGGACTGGGCCTGCAGGCCTTCGTGAGGGTCCAGCTGACCCGCCACGAGAGCGCGGCGATCGAGGGTTTCGTCGAGCGCGTCAGCGGCTGGGACGAAGTGGTCGCCTGCCATGCGCTGACTGGCGACATGGACTACCTGCTGCACGTTTACGTGGCCGACCTCAAGGACTTCTCGCGCTTCCTGCTCGACCATCTGTTGAACGCCAGCGGGGTCGGCGATGTCAATTCGAGCTTCGTGCTGAGAACGGTGAAGCGTTCGCCCTCGCTGCCGCTGGCGCAGCTGGAGCGATCGGGGCCTGCGGCGGCGCGGAACTAA
- a CDS encoding 1-acyl-sn-glycerol-3-phosphate acyltransferase, which translates to MSIDTTSVPERDLLRPLRYLWRVPLVVLHVVLGILLCALLLSWNQQAVMKNGREPFAHRMIRLWSVTLLRILGMRARRFGEALRDPVLFVANHTSWLDIIMLHSQRAACFVAKAEIAGWPLIGWLAANGGTIFHRRGNNHSLATVMQAMVERLRAGRSVAVFPEGGTGYHGVLKVFHARIFQAALDAEVTVQPVALRFARGGRRVVDAGFREDESFFGNIVRLLGEAPMDAEIHFLAPVPATPDARRRMAELSRERIASALEDRQE; encoded by the coding sequence ATGAGCATCGACACCACCTCCGTGCCCGAACGCGACCTGCTGCGCCCGCTGCGCTACCTGTGGCGCGTGCCGCTGGTGGTGCTGCACGTCGTGCTGGGCATCCTGCTCTGCGCGCTGCTGCTCAGCTGGAACCAGCAGGCCGTCATGAAGAACGGACGCGAACCGTTCGCGCACCGGATGATCCGGCTGTGGTCGGTGACCCTGCTGCGCATCCTCGGCATGCGTGCTCGGCGTTTCGGCGAGGCGCTGCGCGACCCCGTGCTGTTCGTCGCCAACCACACCTCGTGGCTCGACATCATCATGCTGCACAGCCAGCGCGCGGCCTGCTTCGTGGCCAAGGCGGAGATCGCCGGCTGGCCGCTGATCGGCTGGCTGGCCGCCAACGGCGGCACCATCTTCCACCGCCGCGGCAACAACCATTCGCTGGCGACGGTGATGCAGGCCATGGTCGAGCGCCTGCGCGCCGGGCGTTCGGTGGCGGTGTTCCCGGAAGGGGGCACCGGTTACCACGGCGTGCTGAAAGTGTTCCACGCGCGCATCTTCCAGGCCGCGCTCGATGCCGAAGTGACGGTGCAGCCGGTGGCGCTGCGCTTTGCCCGTGGCGGCCGGCGGGTGGTCGATGCGGGCTTCCGCGAAGACGAGAGCTTCTTCGGCAACATCGTGCGCCTGCTGGGCGAGGCGCCGATGGATGCCGAGATCCACTTCCTGGCGCCGGTGCCCGCCACCCCCGATGCGCGCCGCCGCATGGCCGAGCTGTCACGCGAACGCATCGCCTCCGCACTGGAAGACCGCCAGGAATGA
- a CDS encoding YheT family hydrolase — MSLLYGKDFRPPWPLRSGHIQTMLSSSGVRRLLLPRAAKTVLQGAEPVVVDGGGGVRLTGAYTAQKTLAQSRGLAVLFHGWEGSVDSTYVLQTGSRLLADGWDIFRLNFRDHGDSHGLNEALFHSCRLDEVVHALGDIARRYPARPMALAGFSLGGNFALRAAMQTSLLGIPLSYVLAVCPIIDPGAGLFALEESAPWFYQAYFMRKWRHSLLAKQRAFPEHQFFEMSELKQHLRGLTESLVLRHTDFKSLQQYLDGYSVAGDAMQAMQIPATILTSRDDPVIPVGSFEKLELPPNIELDIAEYGGHCGFIRDWGMTSFSDDYIAGRFNAIADAGAPAQASAPTAR; from the coding sequence ATGAGCCTGCTTTACGGAAAGGATTTCCGTCCACCCTGGCCGCTGCGCAGCGGTCATATCCAGACCATGCTGTCGTCCAGCGGCGTGCGCCGGCTGCTGCTGCCGCGCGCGGCGAAGACCGTGCTGCAGGGCGCCGAGCCGGTGGTGGTCGATGGCGGTGGCGGCGTGCGCCTGACCGGTGCCTACACCGCGCAGAAGACGCTTGCGCAGTCGCGCGGACTGGCCGTGCTGTTCCATGGCTGGGAAGGCAGTGTCGACTCCACCTACGTGCTGCAGACCGGCAGTCGCCTGCTGGCCGATGGCTGGGACATCTTCCGCCTCAACTTCCGCGACCATGGCGACAGCCACGGCCTCAACGAGGCGCTATTCCACTCCTGCCGGCTCGACGAAGTGGTGCACGCGCTGGGTGACATCGCCCGGCGCTACCCGGCCCGGCCGATGGCGCTGGCCGGCTTCTCGCTGGGCGGCAACTTCGCGCTGCGCGCCGCGATGCAGACCTCGCTGCTGGGCATTCCGCTGAGTTACGTGCTGGCGGTCTGCCCGATCATCGATCCGGGTGCGGGGCTGTTCGCGCTGGAGGAATCGGCGCCGTGGTTCTACCAGGCCTACTTCATGCGCAAGTGGCGCCACTCGCTGCTGGCCAAGCAGCGGGCGTTTCCCGAGCACCAGTTCTTCGAGATGTCCGAGCTGAAGCAGCACCTGCGCGGGCTGACCGAATCGCTGGTGCTGCGCCACACCGACTTCAAGTCGCTGCAACAGTATCTGGACGGCTATTCGGTGGCCGGCGACGCGATGCAGGCGATGCAGATTCCCGCCACCATCCTGACCTCGCGCGATGATCCGGTGATTCCGGTGGGCAGTTTCGAAAAGCTCGAACTGCCGCCGAACATCGAACTGGACATCGCCGAGTACGGCGGCCACTGCGGCTTCATCCGCGACTGGGGCATGACCAGCTTTTCGGACGACTACATTGCCGGCCGCTTCAACGCGATTGCCGACGCCGGAGCGCCGGCTCAGGCATCCGCGCCCACGGCGCGCTGA
- a CDS encoding 2OG-Fe(II) oxygenase — MSSPFCFDAAASALAVDGWCMLPGLLDDAQTRALGLECAALHDARQLLPARTGIGRTTSSLRGDSIHWFATDALTGPQRVFTDRMDALRQRLGRELMLSLVDCESHYAMYRPGAGYARHLDRLRGSDTRVLSAVFYLNQDWLDTDGGALRLYLDDGSHRDILPRAGELLLFLSGRFEHEVLPAARDRMSIASWMRQRAVGADA; from the coding sequence ATGTCTTCCCCCTTCTGTTTCGATGCCGCCGCCAGCGCGCTGGCGGTCGATGGCTGGTGCATGCTGCCCGGCCTGCTGGATGACGCGCAGACGCGTGCGCTGGGGCTCGAATGCGCCGCGCTGCACGATGCCCGGCAACTGCTGCCCGCCCGCACCGGCATCGGCCGCACGACATCGTCGCTGCGTGGCGACAGCATCCACTGGTTTGCCACGGATGCCCTGACCGGGCCGCAGCGGGTTTTCACCGACCGCATGGACGCGTTGCGCCAGAGGCTGGGGCGCGAACTGATGCTGAGCCTGGTCGATTGTGAATCGCACTACGCGATGTACCGGCCCGGCGCCGGCTACGCGCGGCACCTGGATCGCCTGCGCGGCAGCGACACCCGGGTCCTCTCGGCGGTGTTCTATCTCAACCAGGATTGGCTGGACACGGACGGTGGCGCGCTGCGCCTGTATCTGGACGACGGCAGCCATCGCGACATCCTCCCCCGCGCGGGCGAGCTGCTGCTGTTCCTGTCCGGCCGGTTCGAGCACGAGGTGTTGCCGGCCGCGCGCGACCGCATGAGCATCGCCAGCTGGATGCGTCAGCGCGCCGTGGGCGCGGATGCCTGA
- a CDS encoding DUF3820 family protein has translation MDAADLQKLVTVRMPYGKYQGRLIADLPGAYLAWFAREGFPPGQLGRLLALMLELDHNGLGRLLDPLRTR, from the coding sequence ATGGACGCCGCCGATCTGCAGAAACTGGTGACCGTGCGCATGCCGTACGGCAAATACCAGGGCCGGCTGATCGCGGACCTGCCCGGTGCCTACCTGGCCTGGTTTGCCCGCGAGGGCTTCCCGCCCGGTCAGCTGGGCCGGTTGCTGGCCCTGATGCTGGAGCTCGATCACAACGGCCTGGGCCGCCTGCTCGATCCGTTGCGCACGCGCTGA
- a CDS encoding AAA family ATPase, translating into MSELQDLTTLVRAATPLLVIETVDEQRVIECFRHVIAQALHPLWRWTLTDGLNRLDFAQREGDVAPDATATLDAIRAQDERGIYLMFDFHSLLRYAMSLRQLREIVQRQRSAAHTIVLVGAKVELPEELEALALRVPLSLPDIKELAGILRAEAVAWQREQNRKIEVDNDAARTIVRNLLGLSAPDARRIVRKLIYADGALGASDLPVLMQSKFDLLNRSGLLHYEYATASFADIAGVSRVREWVQRRRAVFLAATPDPALDPPKGLLLLGVQGCGKSLAAKAIAGGFGVPLVRLDFGTLYNKYQGETEKNLREALASTELLSPCVLWIDEIEKGLAGGGDDGGVSRRVLGYLLTWMAERKAKVFVVATANAVHELPAELLRKGRFDEIFFVDLPVAAVREQIFAMHLARRKLDPASFELPALAAASEGFSGAEIEQTIVSALYDAAGNGTPPDQPTLLHALKQTRPLSVLMREQVDALRAWAQGRCVAAD; encoded by the coding sequence ATGAGCGAATTGCAGGATCTCACCACGCTGGTTCGCGCGGCCACGCCGCTGCTGGTGATCGAGACGGTGGACGAGCAGCGGGTGATCGAGTGCTTCCGCCACGTGATTGCCCAGGCACTGCATCCGCTGTGGCGCTGGACCCTCACCGACGGCCTGAACCGGCTCGACTTCGCCCAGCGCGAGGGCGACGTGGCGCCGGACGCCACCGCCACGCTGGACGCGATCCGCGCCCAGGACGAGCGCGGCATCTACCTGATGTTCGACTTCCACAGCCTGCTGCGCTACGCGATGAGCCTGCGCCAGTTGCGCGAGATCGTGCAGCGCCAGCGTTCGGCCGCGCACACCATCGTGCTGGTCGGCGCCAAGGTGGAGCTGCCCGAGGAGCTGGAAGCGCTGGCCTTGCGGGTGCCGCTGTCGTTGCCCGACATCAAGGAGCTGGCCGGCATCCTGCGCGCCGAGGCGGTGGCCTGGCAGCGCGAACAGAACCGCAAGATCGAGGTGGACAACGACGCCGCGCGCACCATCGTGCGCAACCTGCTGGGGCTGTCCGCCCCAGATGCGCGGCGCATCGTGCGCAAGCTGATCTACGCCGACGGCGCACTGGGGGCGAGCGACCTGCCGGTGCTGATGCAGTCCAAGTTCGACCTGCTCAACCGCTCCGGCCTGCTGCACTACGAATACGCCACCGCCAGCTTCGCCGATATCGCCGGGGTCAGCCGCGTGCGCGAATGGGTGCAGCGTCGGCGCGCGGTGTTCCTCGCCGCCACGCCCGACCCCGCGCTCGACCCGCCCAAGGGCTTGCTGTTGCTCGGCGTGCAGGGTTGCGGCAAGAGCCTGGCGGCGAAGGCGATCGCCGGCGGCTTCGGCGTGCCGCTGGTGCGGCTGGATTTCGGCACGCTGTACAACAAGTACCAGGGCGAGACCGAAAAGAACCTGCGCGAGGCGCTGGCCAGCACCGAGCTGCTGTCGCCGTGCGTGCTGTGGATCGACGAGATCGAGAAGGGCCTGGCCGGTGGCGGCGACGACGGCGGCGTGTCGCGCCGCGTGCTCGGCTACCTGCTGACCTGGATGGCCGAGCGCAAGGCCAAGGTGTTCGTCGTCGCCACCGCCAACGCGGTGCACGAGCTGCCCGCCGAGCTGCTGCGCAAGGGCCGTTTCGACGAGATCTTCTTCGTCGACCTGCCCGTCGCGGCGGTGCGCGAACAGATCTTCGCGATGCATCTGGCCCGCCGCAAGCTCGACCCGGCCAGCTTCGAGCTACCCGCGCTGGCGGCGGCGAGCGAAGGCTTTTCCGGCGCGGAAATCGAACAGACCATCGTCAGCGCGCTGTACGACGCGGCCGGCAACGGCACGCCGCCGGACCAGCCGACCCTGCTCCATGCCCTCAAGCAGACCCGCCCGCTGTCGGTCCTGATGCGCGAACAGGTGGACGCGCTGCGGGCCTGGGCGCAGGGGCGTTGCGTGGCGGCGGACTGA
- a CDS encoding sorbosone dehydrogenase family protein, translating into MRLLLSLLLLGSSLPALAATKLDRLVLPKGFHVALYADQVPNAREMAVGAKGTVFVGSTGAGKVYALTDRDGDGVADQVRVIASGLQLPMGVAFHDGDLYVSAVSRIVVLRDIEQHLDAPPKPELVTDQLPTETHHGGKFLAFGPDGKLYVPIGAPCNICDPAPDHGKLIRMNPDGGGWEDVARGIRNTVGFDWQPGSGHLWFTDNGRDLLGDDIPSDELNEITATGQHFGYPYCHQGDTLDPDFGKGRSCKDYVPPVLKLGAHVASLGMRFYDGNQFPASYKGAIIVAEHGSWNRTQKSGYRVMTVRLKGDKVLSYAPLITGFEQDESAWGRPADVQPLADGSVLVSDDLAGAVYRVTYKP; encoded by the coding sequence ATGCGTCTGCTGTTGTCGTTGTTGCTGCTTGGTTCGTCGTTGCCTGCGCTGGCGGCGACGAAGCTGGACAGGCTGGTCCTGCCGAAAGGTTTCCACGTTGCGCTGTATGCCGACCAGGTGCCGAACGCCCGCGAAATGGCGGTGGGCGCCAAGGGCACCGTGTTCGTCGGCTCCACCGGCGCGGGCAAGGTCTATGCGCTGACCGACCGCGATGGCGACGGCGTGGCCGACCAGGTGCGGGTCATCGCCAGCGGCCTGCAACTGCCGATGGGCGTGGCCTTCCATGATGGCGATCTGTACGTGTCGGCGGTGAGCCGGATCGTGGTGCTGCGTGACATCGAGCAGCACCTGGACGCGCCACCGAAGCCCGAGCTGGTCACCGACCAGCTGCCCACCGAGACCCATCACGGCGGCAAGTTCCTCGCCTTCGGTCCCGACGGCAAGCTGTACGTGCCGATCGGCGCGCCCTGCAACATCTGCGATCCGGCGCCGGACCACGGCAAGCTGATCCGCATGAATCCCGACGGCGGCGGCTGGGAAGACGTGGCCCGCGGCATCCGCAACACGGTCGGCTTCGACTGGCAGCCCGGCAGCGGCCACCTGTGGTTCACCGACAACGGCCGCGACCTGCTCGGCGACGACATCCCCAGCGACGAACTGAACGAGATCACGGCGACCGGCCAGCACTTCGGCTACCCGTACTGCCACCAGGGCGACACGCTCGATCCGGACTTCGGCAAGGGCAGGAGCTGCAAGGATTACGTGCCGCCGGTGCTGAAGCTCGGTGCGCACGTCGCCTCGCTCGGCATGCGCTTCTACGACGGCAACCAGTTCCCGGCCAGCTACAAGGGCGCGATCATCGTGGCCGAACACGGCTCGTGGAACCGCACGCAGAAATCCGGCTACCGGGTGATGACGGTGCGCCTCAAGGGCGACAAGGTGCTGTCGTACGCACCGCTGATCACCGGCTTCGAACAGGACGAGAGCGCCTGGGGCCGCCCGGCCGACGTGCAGCCGCTGGCCGACGGCAGCGTGCTGGTCAGCGACGACCTGGCCGGCGCGGTGTATCGGGTGACGTACAAGCCCTGA
- a CDS encoding YbhB/YbcL family Raf kinase inhibitor-like protein: MQLRSDNFENNQPIPATFTFGKRADPFALSDNHSPHLAWKNAPSATRSFVLTCIDPDVPSRGDDVNQPGRTVPADLPRVEFVHWLMANIPAECGELAAGACSDGITPRGKREPFGPPGSVQGVNDFTGWFGGDADMGGEYLGYDGPCPPWNDALLHHYHFTVYALDVAALPLVSGFSLAELRAAMAGHVLEQAELVGTCTLNPDVAG, translated from the coding sequence ATGCAACTACGCAGCGACAACTTCGAAAACAACCAGCCGATTCCGGCCACCTTCACCTTTGGCAAGCGCGCCGATCCGTTCGCGCTGTCCGACAACCACAGCCCGCACCTGGCCTGGAAGAACGCGCCGTCGGCCACCCGTTCGTTCGTGCTCACCTGCATCGACCCGGACGTGCCCAGCCGCGGCGACGACGTGAACCAGCCCGGTCGTACCGTGCCCGCGGACCTGCCGCGGGTGGAGTTCGTGCACTGGCTGATGGCCAACATCCCGGCCGAGTGCGGCGAGCTTGCCGCCGGTGCGTGCAGCGACGGGATCACCCCGCGCGGCAAGCGCGAACCGTTCGGCCCGCCCGGCAGCGTGCAGGGCGTGAACGATTTCACCGGCTGGTTCGGCGGCGATGCCGACATGGGTGGCGAATACCTCGGCTACGACGGCCCGTGCCCGCCGTGGAACGACGCGTTGCTGCACCACTACCACTTCACCGTGTACGCGCTGGACGTGGCGGCGTTGCCGCTGGTCAGCGGCTTTTCGCTGGCCGAGCTGCGCGCGGCGATGGCGGGCCACGTGCTGGAGCAGGCCGAGCTGGTCGGCACCTGCACGCTCAACCCGGACGTGGCCGGCTGA
- a CDS encoding DUF1328 domain-containing protein: MLHYALVFLVIAIIAAVLGFGGIAGAAAGIAKILFVIFLILAIIAFFRRAS; the protein is encoded by the coding sequence ATGCTTCACTACGCCCTGGTCTTCCTGGTCATCGCCATCATCGCCGCCGTGCTCGGTTTCGGCGGCATCGCCGGCGCCGCTGCCGGCATCGCCAAGATCCTGTTCGTGATCTTCCTGATCCTGGCGATCATCGCGTTCTTCCGCCGCGCCAGTTGA
- a CDS encoding YqjD family protein: MNNQVSSNDQPAGDRIDERAERIKQATSAAVASTKDSVERAADHVEEGLHRATDKAAGAAHKASDKAAEVSERSREVYDQTMDRADAWLEQARDYVREKPVQSVAIALGAGWLLGRILRR, from the coding sequence ATGAACAATCAAGTCAGCAGCAACGACCAGCCGGCCGGCGATCGCATCGACGAGCGCGCCGAGCGGATCAAGCAGGCCACGTCGGCCGCCGTCGCCAGCACCAAGGACAGCGTCGAGCGTGCCGCCGACCACGTCGAGGAAGGCCTGCACCGCGCCACCGACAAGGCGGCCGGCGCGGCGCACAAGGCCAGCGACAAGGCTGCCGAGGTCAGCGAGCGCAGCCGCGAGGTGTATGACCAGACGATGGATCGCGCCGATGCCTGGCTGGAGCAGGCGCGTGACTACGTGCGCGAGAAGCCGGTGCAGTCGGTGGCCATCGCGCTGGGCGCCGGCTGGCTGCTCGGTCGCATCCTGCGGCGGTGA